The Bacillus sp. Marseille-Q1617 genome has a segment encoding these proteins:
- a CDS encoding SIMPL domain-containing protein: MNMYSYPSYYRTTTEGRTGTVMVTGEHTMYVDPDQAIVSVGVVTKNEDLEEAQSQNREISNAVVRSLLANDIPEKDIQTSTYQIFPQYSYEDGKQIFTGYEVRHVFRVTVNDIDSLGKIIDDAVKSGANRVENIQFVNSDPGKTYQQALAAAYQKAYEKAITLSSQSGQQLNPYPKSIKEHSWTAVIPFAPTGFVKAAEEGTTLQPGQIGITASLTAEFGIY, encoded by the coding sequence ATGAATATGTACTCCTACCCTTCTTATTATAGAACCACGACTGAAGGTAGAACAGGAACTGTTATGGTTACAGGGGAACATACCATGTATGTAGATCCGGATCAGGCAATCGTTTCGGTTGGTGTCGTTACAAAAAATGAAGATCTTGAAGAAGCTCAGAGCCAAAACCGTGAGATTTCAAACGCTGTTGTGCGATCATTATTGGCGAATGATATTCCGGAAAAGGACATCCAAACGTCCACCTATCAAATTTTCCCGCAATATAGTTATGAGGATGGAAAGCAAATTTTTACAGGCTATGAAGTAAGGCATGTTTTCCGGGTCACAGTGAACGACATCGATTCCCTCGGAAAAATAATTGACGATGCCGTTAAAAGTGGAGCAAATCGTGTAGAGAATATCCAATTTGTTAATTCTGACCCTGGTAAGACCTATCAACAAGCCCTTGCAGCAGCTTATCAAAAAGCATATGAAAAAGCGATCACCCTTTCCAGCCAATCAGGGCAGCAATTGAACCCGTACCCCAAATCGATTAAAGAACATTCCTGGACTGCCGTGATTCCGTTCGCTCCCACTGGCTTCGTCAAAGCAGCAGAAGAGGGCACAACCCTTCAGCCCGGCCAAATCGGCATAACCGCTTCACTCACGGCAGAATTCGGAATCTACTAG
- a CDS encoding collagen-like protein — MYDERQLFPGFPGGPSGGFPGGPPSSPPPGGPQGGGNQPPPGPPPSFTPQMTAMQGGPSTFAVDPGAIRRCLFRYTYIWLRRDQFWFYPIFIGRRSIAGWRWIGWRWVYFGIDLDEIQSFTCV, encoded by the coding sequence ATGTACGATGAAAGACAGTTATTCCCGGGATTTCCCGGAGGTCCAAGCGGCGGGTTCCCTGGCGGACCACCAAGCTCTCCACCGCCTGGAGGGCCGCAAGGAGGAGGGAATCAGCCTCCACCGGGACCGCCGCCAAGCTTCACCCCTCAGATGACGGCTATGCAGGGCGGGCCAAGCACATTTGCCGTAGATCCGGGTGCGATCCGGCGCTGTTTATTCCGATACACATATATTTGGCTGAGAAGAGATCAATTTTGGTTCTACCCGATATTTATCGGACGCCGTTCAATTGCCGGCTGGAGATGGATCGGCTGGAGATGGGTTTATTTCGGGATTGATTTAGATGAAATCCAATCCTTCACGTGTGTGTAG
- a CDS encoding L-lactate dehydrogenase produces MTIKCTNKVALIGTGFVGSSYAFALLNQGIAHELVLIDMNKEKADGDARDLNHGLAFASPMKIHAGDYSDCKDADIVVITAGANQKPGETRLDLVGKNIKIFKSIVEQVMASGFNGIFLVATNPVDILTYATWKFSGLPKERVIGSGTILDTARLRYLVGEHFDIDTRNIHAYIMGEHGDTEFPVWSHTTVGASHLSELIDLDEEDVQEKLEEIFINVRDAAYQIIERKGATYYGIAMGLARITKAIFNNENSILTVSALLDGEYNQEDIYIGVPAIINREGIRKVVELPLNEKEQSQFKHSAETLKEVMKTAFVD; encoded by the coding sequence ATGACTATTAAATGCACAAACAAAGTAGCCCTTATCGGAACCGGGTTTGTCGGCTCAAGCTATGCTTTCGCCCTTTTGAATCAGGGGATTGCCCATGAACTCGTATTGATTGATATGAATAAAGAAAAAGCCGATGGAGATGCACGCGATCTTAATCATGGATTGGCGTTTGCTTCCCCGATGAAGATTCACGCAGGTGATTACAGTGATTGTAAAGACGCAGACATCGTCGTAATCACTGCCGGAGCAAACCAAAAGCCTGGTGAAACCCGTCTTGACTTAGTAGGAAAAAATATAAAAATATTTAAAAGTATCGTCGAACAAGTTATGGCCAGCGGATTTAACGGCATCTTCCTGGTTGCCACCAACCCTGTTGATATCTTGACCTATGCAACCTGGAAATTCTCCGGATTGCCGAAAGAGAGGGTCATCGGTTCAGGTACCATCCTGGATACAGCCAGACTGCGATATTTAGTAGGAGAGCATTTCGATATCGATACCCGCAATATACATGCCTATATAATGGGTGAGCATGGAGATACAGAATTTCCTGTATGGAGCCATACAACGGTCGGGGCAAGTCATTTAAGTGAATTGATTGATCTGGATGAAGAAGACGTTCAAGAAAAGTTGGAAGAAATCTTCATCAATGTCAGGGATGCCGCTTATCAGATTATTGAACGAAAGGGTGCTACCTATTATGGAATCGCCATGGGGCTGGCACGGATCACAAAAGCGATTTTCAACAATGAAAACAGTATCCTAACCGTTTCTGCGCTGCTTGACGGCGAATATAACCAGGAGGATATCTATATAGGAGTTCCTGCAATCATCAACCGTGAAGGAATCCGTAAAGTGGTCGAACTGCCTTTAAATGAAAAAGAACAAAGTCAATTCAAACACTCTGCCGAGACGTTAAAAGAGGTAATGAAGACTGCATTCGTTGATTGA
- a CDS encoding tetratricopeptide repeat protein, giving the protein MMMELRNGDIEIRPIKVDDKYIVTKWLSDPEVLQYYEGRDCPFTLKMVEDKFLGRSNGVVSCIIIYKGKEIGYLQYYPIDEEERSKYGYSHSDEVIFGTDQFIGEPAYWNKGVGTLIINTVKKHLIDIAGADRLVMDPMIWNERAIKCYEKCGYQKKKILPRNELHEGVWHDSWLVEYRPEERGRHVSIEERIKEGAKLREEGEIQSSIDLFKKLIEEDPQNGRIHYQCAWSHDALGKELEAIPYYKEAIQLGLNEYDLQGACLGLGSTYRTLGEYENAKIILNEGMERFPENHALKIFYSMTLHNVSEHSEAMEILLKLLAETSEDKTIQTYRKAIKFYSEQLDTIWKQ; this is encoded by the coding sequence ATGATGATGGAACTCAGGAATGGGGATATAGAGATTCGACCGATTAAAGTCGATGATAAATATATAGTAACGAAATGGCTGTCCGACCCGGAAGTTCTTCAATACTATGAAGGAAGGGACTGCCCATTTACACTCAAGATGGTCGAAGATAAATTTCTAGGGAGATCTAATGGTGTAGTCAGCTGCATCATCATTTATAAAGGAAAAGAGATCGGGTATCTTCAGTATTATCCAATCGATGAAGAAGAGAGAAGTAAGTATGGTTACAGTCATTCCGATGAGGTGATTTTCGGAACGGACCAGTTTATTGGTGAACCGGCCTATTGGAATAAGGGAGTCGGGACCCTGATCATCAATACGGTGAAGAAACATCTAATCGACATAGCCGGTGCTGACCGCCTTGTCATGGACCCCATGATATGGAATGAAAGAGCCATAAAGTGCTATGAAAAATGCGGCTACCAAAAAAAAAAAATCCTCCCCCGAAACGAACTGCATGAGGGAGTCTGGCATGATTCGTGGCTTGTGGAGTATAGGCCGGAAGAGAGGGGGAGACATGTATCAATTGAGGAGAGAATTAAGGAAGGTGCTAAACTGAGAGAAGAAGGGGAAATTCAGTCTTCTATTGATCTTTTTAAAAAGTTGATAGAGGAAGATCCTCAAAATGGCAGGATTCATTATCAATGTGCATGGAGCCATGATGCACTTGGGAAGGAATTGGAAGCCATACCTTACTATAAGGAGGCGATACAACTCGGTTTAAATGAATACGACCTCCAGGGTGCCTGCCTGGGGCTTGGAAGCACCTACCGCACATTAGGGGAATATGAAAATGCAAAAATAATTTTAAATGAAGGGATGGAAAGATTCCCGGAGAACCATGCATTAAAAATCTTTTACAGTATGACATTACATAATGTTAGCGAGCATAGTGAGGCTATGGAAATTCTTCTAAAATTATTGGCTGAAACCTCGGAGGATAAAACGATTCAGACCTATAGGAAAGCCATTAAATTTTATTCCGAACAGCTCGATACGATTTGGAAACAGTAA
- a CDS encoding DUF2614 family zinc ribbon-containing protein, producing the protein MDLALILLIIGIILGFTIYLINKSYLRWLHGNKGLDLHSKDVECPNCHRLTKRQKSAQHCSYCYTSF; encoded by the coding sequence ATGGATCTTGCGCTCATATTACTTATCATTGGCATCATACTCGGTTTTACGATTTACCTGATAAATAAATCTTACCTTAGATGGCTGCATGGCAATAAAGGGCTTGATCTTCATTCAAAAGACGTTGAATGTCCCAATTGCCACAGGCTCACGAAAAGGCAGAAATCAGCCCAGCATTGCTCATATTGTTATACAAGTTTTTAG
- a CDS encoding histidine phosphatase family protein: MKTNIYFVRHAHSVYTPEELERPLSERGRRDAARVTTILKDKNIQAVCSSPYKRAIETVQGTASYYDQEIEVYENMKERTLSEKSLDDFEQSILRVWQNPDFSFDGGESNREAQKRGIQSFMQILEKYEGKNAAIGTHGNIMVLIMNHFDESFGFEFWNKLEMPDIYKMTFEGKSLVGVERVWN; encoded by the coding sequence ATGAAAACCAACATTTATTTTGTCCGTCATGCACATTCCGTCTATACGCCTGAGGAATTGGAGAGACCGCTCTCCGAAAGAGGAAGACGCGATGCCGCTCGAGTGACGACTATATTAAAAGACAAGAATATACAGGCAGTCTGTTCAAGCCCCTATAAAAGAGCGATAGAGACCGTGCAAGGTACAGCCTCATACTACGATCAAGAAATTGAGGTTTATGAAAATATGAAAGAGAGGACCCTTTCTGAAAAGTCACTGGACGATTTTGAACAATCTATTCTGAGAGTATGGCAGAACCCTGATTTTTCTTTTGATGGAGGGGAATCGAACAGGGAAGCCCAGAAAAGGGGAATCCAGAGCTTCATGCAAATCTTAGAAAAATACGAGGGCAAAAATGCAGCCATCGGGACTCACGGAAACATCATGGTCCTGATCATGAATCATTTTGATGAAAGCTTCGGATTTGAATTTTGGAATAAGCTTGAGATGCCGGATATCTATAAAATGACCTTTGAAGGTAAATCGCTTGTCGGCGTTGAGAGAGTATGGAATTGA
- a CDS encoding NCS2 family permease has translation MFKLQENGTTPKTEILAGLTTFLTMVYIVIVNPIILADAGVPFDQVFLATIISAVVGTLWMALFANYPIAIAPGMGLNAYFTYSVVGANEDISYVVAFSAVFVAGIIFVILSLTPFRAKLIEAIPQNLKHGITAGIGLFIAFIGLRLTGLIEAHPTNLVKLGDLHSPSALLALAGLAVTLVLMVMNVHGALFIGMIVTALIAYFTGELSFDKGIFAIPHLPEGLIISNPLTAFADVVQYGLYAVVFSFLLVTIFDTTGTMIGVAQQAGLMKGNQMPRAREALLADSVATTVGAMFGTSPTSAYIESSAGVSAGGRTGLTTLTVSILFIAAAFFGPLVSAVSGISAITAPALIIVGSLMMGSISHIKWDELDEAFPAFLIILSMPLTSSIATGIALGFISYPLLKVVKGQWKQVHPLVYIFAVLFFYQLAFLPH, from the coding sequence ATGTTTAAATTACAAGAGAATGGAACGACTCCAAAAACTGAGATACTGGCTGGTTTGACGACTTTCCTTACGATGGTTTATATCGTGATCGTCAACCCGATCATTTTGGCGGATGCCGGTGTACCGTTTGATCAAGTATTCCTGGCAACCATTATATCAGCCGTTGTGGGTACATTATGGATGGCCTTATTTGCAAACTACCCGATTGCAATTGCTCCAGGCATGGGATTGAATGCATATTTTACTTACTCGGTTGTTGGGGCGAATGAAGATATTTCATATGTTGTGGCATTTTCAGCTGTATTCGTTGCAGGTATCATATTTGTTATCCTTTCACTTACACCATTCAGGGCAAAATTAATCGAAGCAATCCCTCAAAATTTAAAGCACGGAATCACCGCAGGAATTGGTCTGTTCATCGCATTCATCGGACTGCGCTTGACAGGACTGATCGAAGCCCATCCTACCAATTTGGTGAAGCTCGGGGATTTGCATTCTCCTTCTGCACTTCTGGCTCTTGCCGGATTGGCAGTGACGCTTGTACTTATGGTGATGAATGTCCACGGGGCACTATTCATCGGGATGATCGTGACAGCATTGATTGCTTATTTTACGGGGGAGCTTTCTTTTGATAAAGGGATCTTTGCCATCCCGCATCTCCCGGAAGGCCTCATCATCAGCAATCCGCTGACTGCTTTTGCAGATGTGGTGCAATATGGGCTTTATGCAGTCGTATTCTCCTTCTTGCTCGTAACCATTTTTGATACGACCGGAACAATGATCGGCGTTGCGCAGCAGGCAGGATTGATGAAGGGCAACCAAATGCCAAGGGCACGTGAAGCACTATTGGCAGACTCAGTTGCGACGACAGTCGGGGCAATGTTCGGTACAAGTCCTACATCCGCCTACATCGAGTCTTCAGCAGGTGTATCTGCAGGCGGCAGAACAGGATTAACAACCTTGACAGTGTCGATTCTATTCATTGCAGCCGCGTTCTTCGGTCCGCTGGTAAGTGCCGTTTCTGGGATTTCGGCCATCACAGCTCCAGCGCTGATCATTGTCGGCAGTTTAATGATGGGCAGCATCTCTCATATTAAATGGGATGAGCTCGATGAAGCCTTCCCTGCATTCCTGATCATCCTGAGTATGCCTCTGACATCAAGCATTGCAACAGGTATTGCACTGGGATTCATCTCTTACCCGTTATTGAAAGTGGTCAAAGGACAATGGAAGCAGGTACATCCGCTTGTCTACATCTTTGCGGTATTATTCTTCTATCAGCTGGCCTTTCTGCCTCATTAA
- a CDS encoding M20/M25/M40 family metallo-hydrolase encodes MYLQLKDKPISEQIELITRSLVALKSYNGTDGEGRKAHYIYEIIRSFPYFQKHPEKVWLQEVPNDGVGRQNVFALLDGETSKTLLFHAHYDTVGTDDYGALQDMAHDPDFLQKFFMDYEGEEKVREDALSGNWLFGRGALDMQSGIAVHLANLLHYSEQSKPPEGNLLFLFNGDEESEHAGLIAALTELDRLKAAGFDYLAAINTDFISPIYDGDCKRYIYTGAAGKFLPGFYIYGREAHVGDVLTSIDPTAIASKINLEVNQNLDFVEKIPGEFTLPPSCLYFKDDKTAYNVQTPLSTSIYFNYFVYEKTARDVLYQMKKAALEAVAQLEQRSKEQYESYRHYHNFPERELSWQVDVLTLREYIFWLKERGLDPEPVMEDVFRDHEGEDRRTIAYKMVEALQHLDPDRTPRVIIFLAPPFLPHNYLNEENEYGKKVKEVLNRCLGEISRETGEDFVVKRFFPYLADGSFLSLHEEDEDIEVIKKNLPMIDDLYPVPIDTIRKLNIPSINIGVYGKDGHQWTERVYKPYTFSVLPEIIQRVTRDLLNI; translated from the coding sequence GTGTATTTACAGCTGAAAGACAAACCAATCTCCGAGCAGATTGAACTCATCACACGATCCTTAGTCGCTCTGAAAAGTTATAACGGTACAGACGGTGAAGGCCGAAAAGCGCATTATATATATGAAATTATCCGGTCATTTCCGTACTTTCAAAAGCATCCAGAAAAAGTGTGGCTGCAGGAAGTTCCAAATGACGGGGTCGGTCGTCAGAATGTTTTTGCTCTTCTGGACGGTGAAACGTCAAAAACATTATTATTCCATGCCCACTATGATACGGTAGGCACGGACGATTACGGCGCCCTGCAGGACATGGCACATGACCCGGATTTTCTTCAGAAATTCTTTATGGACTATGAAGGAGAAGAAAAAGTAAGGGAAGATGCCCTTTCAGGGAATTGGCTGTTTGGAAGGGGAGCTCTGGATATGCAAAGCGGCATCGCCGTTCACCTTGCAAATCTGCTTCATTATTCGGAACAAAGCAAGCCTCCAGAGGGGAATCTTTTATTTTTGTTCAACGGTGATGAGGAAAGTGAACACGCAGGGCTGATTGCAGCTTTAACAGAGCTTGACCGCTTAAAGGCTGCAGGCTTCGATTACTTGGCAGCCATTAATACCGATTTTATTTCTCCCATTTATGACGGGGACTGCAAGAGATATATTTATACTGGGGCAGCCGGTAAATTTCTTCCTGGTTTTTATATTTACGGGAGGGAAGCTCATGTTGGTGATGTTCTGACGTCCATTGACCCGACTGCGATTGCCTCTAAAATCAATTTGGAGGTCAATCAGAATCTCGATTTTGTAGAAAAGATACCAGGTGAATTCACACTGCCACCGTCCTGCCTCTATTTTAAGGACGATAAGACGGCGTATAATGTTCAGACACCTCTTTCCACGTCTATTTATTTTAACTATTTTGTTTATGAAAAGACGGCCCGGGATGTGTTATACCAAATGAAGAAAGCAGCCCTGGAGGCGGTGGCACAGCTTGAACAACGGAGTAAAGAACAGTATGAAAGTTACCGTCATTATCACAATTTCCCTGAGCGGGAGCTGTCCTGGCAGGTGGATGTTCTTACATTAAGAGAATACATTTTCTGGCTGAAAGAAAGGGGGCTTGATCCGGAGCCTGTCATGGAGGACGTGTTTCGTGATCATGAGGGTGAGGACAGACGGACAATTGCCTACAAAATGGTAGAAGCCCTTCAGCATCTCGATCCTGACAGAACGCCAAGAGTCATCATTTTCTTAGCCCCTCCGTTTCTGCCGCATAACTATTTGAATGAAGAAAATGAGTATGGAAAGAAAGTAAAGGAGGTCCTGAACCGCTGTCTGGGTGAAATTTCCCGGGAGACAGGAGAAGATTTCGTAGTCAAACGCTTTTTCCCATATCTTGCAGATGGAAGCTTTTTGTCTCTTCATGAAGAAGATGAAGATATCGAAGTGATTAAAAAAAATCTGCCGATGATTGATGATCTGTATCCGGTCCCGATTGATACGATCCGAAAGCTGAATATCCCTTCCATTAATATAGGTGTCTATGGAAAAGACGGCCACCAGTGGACGGAACGGGTATATAAGCCTTATACGTTTTCTGTACTCCCGGAGATCATTCAAAGGGTAACAAGGGATTTATTGAATATATAA
- a CDS encoding nitroreductase family protein — MTNFFQVAEERRSTKVYNPEVEIPREELVEILEVAGKAPSAWNLQHWKFLVFDQKEVQNRLLPIAYNQQQVVDASAVVAVLGDLEADKNIDPVLDPSVEKGEMTTELKEILTKQIKGAYSRDQYPRDAAFSNASLAAMQLMLTAKAKGWDTCPIGGFNPSALVSQFNISERYLPIMLITIGKPLKEARKTDRLDIRNLIDWAE, encoded by the coding sequence ATGACAAACTTCTTTCAGGTGGCAGAAGAACGCCGCTCCACAAAAGTATACAATCCAGAAGTGGAAATCCCTCGTGAAGAATTGGTAGAGATTCTTGAGGTTGCAGGGAAAGCTCCATCCGCATGGAACCTGCAGCATTGGAAATTCCTTGTGTTTGATCAAAAAGAAGTTCAGAACCGCCTGCTGCCTATCGCGTATAATCAGCAGCAAGTCGTTGATGCGTCAGCAGTCGTTGCCGTTCTGGGTGATCTTGAAGCAGACAAAAATATCGACCCTGTACTAGATCCCTCAGTTGAAAAAGGTGAAATGACTACAGAATTAAAAGAAATCCTGACGAAACAAATCAAAGGGGCATACAGCCGCGACCAGTATCCAAGGGATGCCGCATTCAGCAACGCATCACTCGCAGCCATGCAGTTAATGCTTACAGCCAAGGCAAAAGGATGGGACACTTGTCCGATCGGCGGCTTCAACCCTTCGGCACTTGTTTCACAATTTAATATTTCCGAACGTTACTTACCGATCATGTTGATCACAATCGGCAAACCTCTTAAGGAAGCACGAAAAACAGACCGCCTGGATATCCGTAACTTAATCGACTGGGCTGAATAA
- a CDS encoding helix-turn-helix domain-containing protein produces the protein MKSTICPKYEAAFSLLGKRWVGMIIRVLFDGSCRFKDMNERIPNISQKVLADRLKELEGCGLVQRKYLEDKPVKIMYSLTEKGRDLQPVLESVHTWAGKWMKSSGKQ, from the coding sequence ATGAAATCAACCATTTGTCCTAAATACGAAGCAGCTTTTTCTCTATTGGGAAAACGCTGGGTCGGCATGATTATAAGAGTATTATTTGACGGAAGCTGCCGTTTTAAAGATATGAATGAGAGAATACCGAATATCAGTCAAAAAGTTCTGGCGGACAGATTGAAAGAACTGGAAGGGTGCGGCCTTGTCCAGCGTAAATATTTGGAGGATAAGCCCGTGAAAATCATGTACAGTCTTACAGAAAAAGGAAGAGATCTGCAGCCGGTGCTTGAATCTGTCCATACATGGGCGGGAAAATGGATGAAATCATCCGGCAAACAGTGA
- a CDS encoding LacI family DNA-binding transcriptional regulator: MTNIRKIAQLAGVSVSTVSRVLNDHPYVKEDKKRKVMDAVKELNYIKNANAVHLSKGKTYSIGVVLPFLNLPYFGEVLQGIAGEALKHGYHLQIFQTDYEKDAELDAFHRLRMKEVDGLIITSRANSLDTLSPLMEGLNVVFCENLHGVEKKVFINHYEAIRTAMDQLHSKGHTDIGLCLHRTFGTNSEERVRGFFDAAEAAGNEMREEWIFNECIHLQDGRDVVEQWVALEKKPSALIVTSDQVSAGIVSEAGRKGIRIPKDLAILSFDNHPISDVFDITSFEVPIRQMGEEAFKLFLEKGRSSPVILETALHERETV, from the coding sequence GTGACAAATATCCGAAAAATAGCCCAACTGGCCGGTGTCTCGGTTTCAACCGTCTCAAGGGTATTGAATGATCACCCTTACGTAAAAGAAGATAAGAAACGGAAAGTGATGGACGCCGTTAAAGAACTGAATTACATAAAAAACGCGAATGCCGTTCACTTATCCAAAGGGAAAACCTATTCTATAGGTGTGGTCCTTCCTTTTTTGAACCTTCCTTACTTTGGGGAGGTACTGCAGGGAATCGCCGGAGAGGCATTGAAGCATGGATACCACCTGCAGATTTTTCAAACCGATTATGAAAAAGATGCAGAACTTGATGCGTTTCACCGCCTCAGGATGAAAGAGGTGGATGGTCTTATCATCACATCGAGGGCGAATTCCCTCGATACACTTTCTCCATTGATGGAGGGGCTGAATGTCGTTTTCTGTGAAAACCTTCATGGGGTGGAGAAAAAAGTGTTCATCAATCATTACGAAGCGATTCGAACCGCGATGGATCAACTTCATTCAAAAGGCCATACTGACATTGGGTTGTGCCTGCATCGGACTTTCGGTACCAATAGTGAAGAGCGGGTCCGCGGGTTCTTTGATGCGGCCGAAGCTGCCGGTAATGAAATGAGGGAAGAATGGATCTTCAATGAATGCATCCATCTTCAGGATGGAAGGGATGTGGTTGAACAATGGGTGGCTTTAGAGAAAAAGCCTTCTGCCCTCATTGTCACGAGTGATCAGGTGTCGGCCGGGATCGTATCCGAAGCGGGGAGGAAGGGCATCCGCATTCCAAAGGACCTGGCAATCCTAAGCTTTGATAATCATCCTATATCCGATGTCTTCGATATCACCTCGTTCGAAGTGCCAATCAGACAGATGGGAGAAGAGGCTTTTAAGCTGTTTCTGGAGAAAGGTCGTTCATCTCCTGTAATCCTTGAAACTGCCTTGCACGAGCGTGAAACGGTGTAA
- the mscL gene encoding large conductance mechanosensitive channel protein MscL gives MWTEFKQFISRGNVVDLAIAVIIGAAFGKIVESLVQDIMMPIVGILFGGINFEGLTLKVKAEVIEIGKFIQTTVDFLLVAASIFFMIKLFNRLKGGEEQYKVKQTTNLEVLQEIRDLLKVERTSEPLQLKSVQPTITKSGMKIQIKNKRNVK, from the coding sequence ATGTGGACAGAATTTAAGCAGTTCATTTCCAGGGGGAATGTAGTGGACCTTGCCATTGCGGTGATTATAGGGGCAGCATTTGGGAAGATTGTAGAATCTCTCGTTCAAGATATCATGATGCCCATTGTCGGCATATTATTCGGCGGCATTAATTTTGAAGGGCTGACCTTGAAAGTGAAAGCTGAGGTGATTGAAATAGGAAAGTTCATCCAGACGACAGTCGACTTTCTCCTTGTAGCTGCCAGTATATTTTTTATGATCAAGCTCTTTAACCGCCTTAAAGGAGGAGAGGAGCAATATAAAGTCAAACAGACCACCAATCTCGAAGTTCTTCAGGAAATTCGGGACCTGTTGAAGGTGGAGAGGACAAGTGAGCCTCTACAACTGAAAAGTGTTCAGCCGACCATAACTAAAAGCGGTATGAAAATTCAAATAAAAAATAAACGGAATGTGAAATGA
- a CDS encoding RimK family alpha-L-glutamate ligase has protein sequence MEKIYVIHENSEWTDHLTFRLNELELPYEEWFLDQGVVDLSEIPPAGVFYNRISASSHTRDHRYAPELTESVLSWLERHDRKVLNGTRALRLEVSKVNQYMALNAADIKTPKTIAAVGKKQIVEAAEKLGKDSFITKHNRAGKGLGVQLFHSVQALEEYVYSDSFEEPLDGTTLIQEYIQSPDSSITRCEFVGGKFLYAVRVDTSEGFELCPADACQIDDLFCPVGEKEETPKFQVIDGFEDEIISKYQSFLMENKIDVAGIEFIRDADGTIYTYDVNTNTNYNKDAELASGKFGMLELAKYLGEELDNIK, from the coding sequence ATGGAAAAAATTTATGTCATACATGAAAACAGTGAATGGACCGATCATTTGACATTTCGTTTGAATGAACTGGAGCTGCCATACGAGGAATGGTTTCTCGATCAAGGGGTTGTCGATTTGTCGGAAATCCCTCCAGCCGGCGTATTCTATAATAGAATCAGCGCCTCATCACATACAAGGGATCACCGCTATGCACCGGAATTGACAGAAAGTGTTCTGTCCTGGCTGGAACGTCATGATCGAAAAGTATTGAATGGGACACGTGCCCTGCGGCTGGAAGTAAGCAAAGTGAATCAATATATGGCTTTGAATGCAGCCGACATCAAAACCCCAAAGACCATTGCGGCTGTCGGAAAAAAACAGATCGTCGAAGCAGCAGAAAAACTGGGGAAGGATTCGTTCATCACTAAACACAACCGTGCCGGTAAGGGGTTGGGCGTACAATTATTCCATTCAGTTCAAGCGTTAGAGGAATACGTTTACAGTGATTCTTTTGAGGAACCATTGGACGGTACAACCTTGATACAGGAATATATTCAATCTCCTGACTCTTCCATTACCCGATGTGAGTTTGTCGGCGGGAAGTTTCTATATGCCGTGCGCGTGGATACGTCTGAAGGTTTCGAACTTTGTCCGGCTGATGCGTGTCAGATCGATGACCTATTTTGTCCGGTCGGAGAGAAGGAAGAGACACCAAAGTTTCAGGTGATCGATGGTTTCGAAGACGAAATCATTTCTAAGTATCAATCTTTCCTCATGGAAAACAAAATAGATGTCGCCGGCATTGAATTTATCAGGGATGCTGATGGCACGATCTATACGTATGATGTGAACACGAATACGAACTATAACAAGGATGCTGAACTGGCTTCGGGTAAATTCGGCATGCTTGAGCTTGCAAAATACTTGGGAGAAGAGTTGGACAATATTAAATAA